The following coding sequences are from one Hydrogenimonas thermophila window:
- a CDS encoding peptidylprolyl isomerase — translation MISWMQKHRKYLVVTIWISTIAFVGAGFVGWGTYQYGNKSNSVAKVGDIPITVKEFQIAYNNTYQQYNQALGGKLDEATAKKLGLQKQVLQSLIYQALLKNFANEYGIVVSDEEVQNTILSIPAFQKDGKFDKATYTAILQSMRIKPKAFEENIKNDILIKKTISLLTPGVGELELEAFGAAVFMADKLKYKVFTAKDIKVNVNEEELKKYWEENKNRYMTPKRYKLALTWVKASNKLPDENSIENYYKEHRTDFTDKDGKIIPLEEARSSIIKKLQLKASKKSAQLTYIDMKKGKKSPEEERIVDSGDPVFSVEIWESIEGATLGTVLKPKVSDDKYIVIKVVEVILPQPKTFKEAYNEVKEDYISKKRLELLQKKAEEAVKNLKNAQVSDFVTRDSVDKLPPLTKDEASQFLQKLFLTNLSKGTILLDNKAVSYEVVEQKLLDLDKLNEKKSLIEDNIKKVKLSQIESNLITKLQQKYAIEIYLKETE, via the coding sequence ATGATTAGTTGGATGCAAAAACACAGAAAATATCTTGTTGTAACAATTTGGATTAGTACTATTGCTTTTGTAGGTGCAGGATTTGTAGGATGGGGAACATACCAGTATGGAAATAAAAGCAACAGTGTAGCAAAAGTAGGTGATATTCCAATAACAGTAAAAGAGTTTCAAATTGCATATAATAATACTTACCAGCAATATAATCAAGCATTAGGTGGTAAACTTGATGAAGCTACTGCGAAAAAATTAGGTTTACAAAAACAGGTATTACAGTCATTAATTTACCAAGCACTACTTAAAAATTTTGCAAATGAATATGGTATTGTTGTCAGTGACGAAGAGGTTCAAAATACAATATTGTCAATACCTGCGTTTCAAAAAGATGGAAAGTTTGATAAAGCAACATATACAGCAATACTGCAAAGTATGAGAATCAAACCAAAAGCTTTTGAAGAAAATATAAAAAACGATATTTTAATAAAGAAAACAATCTCTTTATTAACACCAGGTGTTGGAGAATTGGAACTTGAAGCTTTTGGAGCAGCTGTTTTTATGGCTGACAAATTAAAATATAAAGTTTTTACAGCAAAAGATATAAAAGTAAATGTAAATGAGGAAGAGTTAAAGAAATACTGGGAAGAGAATAAAAACAGATATATGACCCCTAAAAGATATAAACTCGCACTTACTTGGGTAAAAGCATCTAACAAACTTCCAGATGAAAACTCAATTGAAAACTACTATAAAGAGCACCGTACAGACTTTACAGATAAAGATGGAAAAATTATTCCATTAGAAGAAGCTCGTAGCTCAATAATTAAAAAGCTTCAACTTAAAGCATCGAAAAAGAGTGCTCAGTTAACATATATTGATATGAAGAAGGGTAAAAAATCTCCTGAAGAAGAGAGAATAGTAGATAGTGGTGATCCTGTTTTTTCTGTTGAAATCTGGGAAAGCATCGAAGGAGCTACTCTTGGAACAGTACTTAAGCCAAAAGTCTCAGATGACAAATATATTGTCATTAAGGTTGTCGAAGTCATACTCCCTCAGCCAAAAACATTTAAAGAAGCATACAATGAGGTAAAAGAAGATTATATTTCTAAGAAACGACTTGAGCTTTTACAAAAGAAGGCTGAAGAAGCAGTTAAAAACCTTAAAAATGCACAAGTCTCTGATTTTGTTACACGTGACAGTGTTGACAAACTTCCTCCATTGACAAAAGATGAAGCTTCTCAATTTTTACAGAAACTCTTCTTAACAAATTTGTCAAAAGGGACGATATTACTTGACAATAAAGCTGTCAGTTATGAAGTAGTGGAACAAAAGTTGCTTGATTTAGATAAGTTAAATGAGAAAAAGTCACTTATCGAAGATAATATTAAAAAGGTAAAATTAAGTCAAATTGAAAGCAACTTAATCACTAAGCTACAGCAAAAATATGCAATTGAAATATATTTAAAGGAAACCGAGTGA
- the ftsA gene encoding cell division protein FtsA — MSRPLLAIDIGSSKISVVIAEQKDDAINIIGSGVAKSQGVRKGTITNIELTSRSIRQALSDAKRVAGTTSNKAIISISGAYTRSINSSGIVNIPQQEIGTKEINRVMQTALYNANIPNEYEVLHVLPYNFKVDEQEFIEDPFGMNASRLEVDTHIITTQKSNLSNLKKAVKSAGIEIENVVLAGYASAISILNQDEKELGVCAIDMGASTCNMVVHSGNSVRFNTFLAVGSNHITNDLSMALHTPLNIAEKIKIDYGSLKSPSNDLIEIPVIGDENEKHEISLEIVYNVIQARVQETLMILAKELEKSNLKEQIGAGIVLTGGMTKLDGIRELAMAIFDNMPVRIAKARPVDGDFGPLNDPAFATVMGLLEYAAGEYTQYEIDSNRKMIHKKEPIVSSNGDLSDISLASTSDTTADETPPKLNDGDIKQQLAEITQEENRETLGQKIKKMWHWMTQIF, encoded by the coding sequence GTGAGCAGACCACTCCTTGCAATTGACATCGGATCTAGTAAAATAAGTGTAGTAATTGCTGAACAAAAAGATGATGCTATAAACATAATTGGTTCAGGTGTCGCTAAATCTCAAGGGGTAAGAAAAGGAACTATTACAAATATTGAACTTACTTCACGTTCAATACGTCAAGCATTAAGCGATGCCAAAAGAGTAGCAGGTACAACATCTAATAAAGCAATTATCTCAATATCAGGTGCATACACTAGATCTATAAACAGCTCTGGAATTGTAAATATTCCACAACAAGAGATAGGTACAAAAGAGATCAATCGTGTAATGCAAACAGCACTATATAATGCAAATATTCCAAATGAGTATGAAGTTTTACATGTACTTCCATACAACTTTAAAGTAGATGAACAAGAGTTTATTGAAGATCCATTTGGAATGAATGCAAGTCGCCTTGAGGTAGATACACATATCATAACTACTCAAAAATCAAACCTTAGCAATTTGAAAAAAGCAGTTAAATCTGCAGGAATTGAGATAGAAAATGTTGTACTTGCCGGTTATGCCTCTGCAATCTCAATTTTAAATCAAGATGAGAAAGAGTTAGGAGTATGTGCCATAGATATGGGAGCATCAACATGCAATATGGTTGTACACTCTGGCAACTCAGTGAGATTCAATACATTTCTTGCAGTTGGTTCAAACCATATTACAAACGATCTTTCAATGGCACTTCATACACCATTGAATATTGCTGAAAAAATAAAAATAGATTATGGTTCTCTTAAATCCCCTTCTAATGATTTGATAGAGATACCTGTAATTGGTGATGAGAATGAAAAGCATGAAATATCACTTGAAATTGTTTACAATGTAATACAGGCACGAGTGCAAGAAACATTAATGATATTGGCTAAAGAGCTAGAAAAGAGTAATTTAAAAGAGCAAATAGGTGCCGGTATTGTTTTAACTGGAGGAATGACCAAGCTTGATGGTATTCGCGAATTGGCAATGGCAATTTTTGACAATATGCCTGTGCGAATAGCTAAAGCACGACCAGTTGATGGTGATTTTGGTCCATTAAATGATCCTGCATTTGCAACTGTAATGGGTCTTTTAGAGTATGCAGCAGGTGAATATACACAATATGAAATAGACTCAAATCGTAAAATGATTCATAAAAAGGAGCCAATAGTATCAAGCAATGGAGATTTAAGTGATATTTCACTTGCGTCTACATCTGATACAACTGCAGATGAGACTCCTCCTAAGCTGAATGATGGAGATATAAAACAGCAACTTGCTGAGATTACACAAGAAGAAAATAGAGAGACATTAGGTCAAAAAATAAAAAAGATGTGGCATTGGATGACACAGATATTCTAG
- the ftsZ gene encoding cell division protein FtsZ gives MNNNEKFSIEESPTLVGAKIKAIGVGGGGGNMINHMINSGITDIDLIVANTDAQALETSNAPYKIQLGEKLTKGLGAGMKPEIGQQSAIESYDAIKEVLDGADIVFVSSGLGGGTGTGAAPVIAQAAKEIGALTVSVVTKPFRFEGKRRQKLAETGLEELKRESDSIIVIPNEKLLSIVDKNLGIKDSFKMVDNILARAVSGISNVILSRGKNDINLDFADVNTVMSHRGLALMGVGEATGPSAAYEAIKNAIESPLLDNMDIKGAMGVLVHFQIHPDYPILEISEAMSVVEDNADENAHVIFGTTTDEAMQPDEVKITIVATGFETENSDENEESKKESPKQQITLVKPEINEESIPASTPRVKVVGGYDNEEILDIPTWMRNQMD, from the coding sequence GTGAATAATAATGAAAAATTTAGTATAGAGGAATCACCTACTTTAGTAGGAGCAAAAATAAAAGCAATTGGCGTAGGCGGCGGTGGCGGTAACATGATTAACCATATGATTAATAGTGGTATAACAGATATAGATTTAATTGTTGCCAATACAGATGCGCAAGCCCTCGAGACTTCAAATGCACCATATAAGATCCAATTAGGTGAAAAGCTTACAAAAGGACTTGGTGCAGGAATGAAGCCTGAAATAGGTCAACAATCTGCAATTGAAAGTTATGATGCAATTAAAGAAGTATTAGATGGAGCAGACATTGTATTTGTCTCTTCAGGACTTGGAGGTGGAACAGGAACCGGAGCAGCACCTGTTATTGCACAAGCAGCTAAAGAGATTGGTGCACTAACTGTTTCTGTTGTTACAAAACCATTCCGTTTTGAAGGAAAAAGAAGACAAAAACTAGCTGAAACAGGATTGGAAGAGCTTAAAAGAGAGAGTGACTCGATTATTGTAATACCAAATGAAAAGCTATTAAGTATTGTCGATAAAAACCTGGGAATCAAAGATAGCTTTAAAATGGTAGACAATATTCTTGCTCGTGCCGTTAGTGGAATAAGTAACGTTATCTTGTCTAGAGGCAAAAATGACATTAACCTTGACTTTGCTGACGTTAATACTGTTATGAGTCATCGTGGATTGGCACTTATGGGTGTTGGTGAAGCCACTGGACCAAGTGCTGCATATGAAGCTATCAAAAATGCAATTGAGTCACCACTGCTTGACAATATGGATATTAAAGGTGCAATGGGTGTTCTTGTACATTTCCAAATCCATCCAGACTACCCTATTCTTGAAATAAGTGAAGCAATGAGTGTTGTAGAAGATAATGCAGATGAAAATGCTCATGTGATTTTTGGTACAACTACAGATGAAGCAATGCAGCCGGATGAAGTAAAAATTACAATAGTTGCAACTGGCTTTGAAACAGAAAATAGTGATGAGAATGAAGAGAGTAAAAAAGAGAGTCCAAAACAGCAAATAACTCTCGTAAAACCTGAAATCAATGAAGAGTCAATTCCTGCTAGTACACCTCGTGTTAAAGTAGTTGGTGGATATGATAATGAGGAGATATTAGATATTCCTACTTGGATGCGAAATCAAATGGATTAA
- a CDS encoding ABC transporter ATP-binding protein, whose amino-acid sequence MIEIKGLKKQFGPKEVLKGIDLHIPKGKTTVILGLSGGGKSTIIKHIVGLLKPDSGEIWVDGEEISQANEEQIRKIRKKVGFLFQSGALFDSMNIFENIAFPLREHTNMSEDEIMSRVVERLEMVGLKPSEVLNLYPDELSGGMRKRVGLARTIALNPEIILYDEPTSGLDPITSDLISQMIVQLKERLSVTSVLISHDIKESFKAGDYFAMLYDGKIIETGDAEHFKSTDNPYVRQFLDGKSEGPIHFQEKK is encoded by the coding sequence ATGATAGAGATTAAAGGTTTAAAGAAACAATTTGGTCCAAAAGAGGTACTTAAAGGTATAGATTTACATATTCCAAAAGGCAAGACTACAGTAATACTTGGTTTGTCAGGTGGTGGAAAATCTACAATTATCAAACATATTGTAGGACTTCTAAAACCAGACAGTGGTGAAATCTGGGTTGATGGTGAAGAGATAAGCCAAGCAAATGAGGAACAAATTCGTAAAATTCGTAAAAAGGTTGGTTTTCTGTTTCAGAGTGGAGCACTCTTTGATAGTATGAATATTTTTGAGAACATAGCATTTCCACTACGTGAACATACCAATATGAGTGAAGATGAGATAATGTCTAGGGTGGTAGAGAGATTGGAAATGGTTGGATTAAAGCCATCAGAAGTTTTAAATCTTTACCCAGATGAGTTGAGTGGCGGTATGAGAAAGCGTGTAGGTTTGGCAAGAACAATAGCTTTAAATCCAGAGATAATTCTTTATGATGAGCCAACCAGTGGGCTTGATCCTATTACTAGTGATTTGATTTCTCAAATGATAGTTCAATTAAAAGAGAGACTTAGCGTAACATCTGTACTTATTTCTCACGATATCAAAGAGAGTTTTAAAGCTGGTGACTATTTTGCTATGCTGTATGATGGTAAGATTATTGAAACTGGTGATGCTGAACACTTTAAATCTACAGATAACCCTTATGTAAGACAGTTTTTAGATGGTAAAAGTGAAGGACCAATTCATTTTCAAGAGAAGAAGTAG
- a CDS encoding DUF4149 domain-containing protein produces the protein MNKEIPKSTIELSMPKKVWIPYLMLLGITLGVGLCAGVFAAPVIFHADDLLGGGVLSHYQEGLIMTQIFLKMNWLVNITSIAILVAEGYHFLRFYRDQITFYSAFVTVWTGFMFTLYYTPQIVEFQKQGESILDNKLFQNAHMMSEWDFKIFIVALTVLLGRYLYRKIV, from the coding sequence ATGAATAAAGAGATACCAAAGTCGACAATTGAGTTATCTATGCCAAAAAAGGTTTGGATTCCATATTTGATGCTATTAGGCATAACACTTGGTGTTGGACTATGTGCCGGAGTTTTTGCAGCTCCTGTTATCTTTCACGCAGATGATCTGCTTGGAGGAGGAGTTTTAAGCCATTATCAAGAAGGGCTCATAATGACTCAAATATTTCTTAAAATGAATTGGCTTGTTAATATCACTTCAATTGCCATTCTTGTAGCAGAAGGTTACCATTTTTTACGTTTTTATAGAGATCAGATCACATTTTACTCTGCATTTGTAACTGTCTGGACAGGTTTTATGTTTACTCTTTACTATACCCCTCAAATAGTTGAGTTTCAAAAGCAGGGTGAGTCTATACTAGATAACAAGCTGTTTCAAAATGCGCATATGATGTCTGAATGGGACTTTAAGATTTTTATCGTAGCATTAACTGTATTGTTAGGGCGTTATCTGTATAGAAAGATTGTCTAA
- a CDS encoding type II toxin-antitoxin system RelE family toxin encodes MNYKINYVPSFGKDLKKLSRKYRSIKKDYENLLKILSINEPHQIGTPIGKNCYKLRLKNSDNQKGKSGGYRVIYFYIENDDVTLLAIYSKSEIENIDENEIEKRLLEKLS; translated from the coding sequence ATGAATTATAAGATAAACTATGTACCTTCATTTGGGAAAGACTTAAAAAAGTTGTCAAGAAAGTATAGAAGTATTAAAAAAGATTATGAAAATTTATTGAAAATTTTATCTATCAATGAACCACATCAAATAGGTACTCCAATTGGAAAAAACTGCTATAAATTAAGACTTAAAAATAGTGATAATCAAAAAGGTAAAAGTGGAGGTTATAGAGTTATATACTTTTATATAGAAAATGATGATGTAACCCTACTTGCGATCTATTCTAAATCAGAAATTGAAAATATTGATGAAAATGAGATTGAAAAAAGATTATTAGAAAAACTTAGTTAA
- a CDS encoding AAA family ATPase: protein MKILRLRALNINSLKGETDIDFVEFLKGNALFAITGETGSGKTTLLDIISCALYGRTARLLNPRELMSRGTGEAMCEVEFEIDKKVYRSSWSLRRARKRADGKFQTPKMELALVDTGKVIVSGTKEVPKEIERITGLDFGRFTQSMMLAQGSFDAFLKAKEKDRSALLEKITGTKIYSEISKLTYSKYSQFKQDVEKEKSALEGIEVLEPEVRKELEELLQKNQDEKVKIEKELTLAESVLKWKKDLVKLAEEYEQNSKKFNEATLQKEQNSEKFDRLKLALKALELDALYTKKIDAKTSLLKREREIKELSEEIAVLLKRVNELERECKQAEDAYEKESQRHKIESQKVQKAREIKVETSNKVKEITALKNEMERKDGIKRELEKELDKLKIEEEKLLEEIENCKSYLSEHALDENLGKRLSLIEQLLKRLQSSQEDLNSVLEQKKRCVNEINEKDEKINRLRLEIEPIEKSLSEVNERYKKIEDEVELLDRKEPELRDKEIEYLEIKRYLSEYRELTKLLKDELEEKVRIEEKIASSKSLAEQMEQKITALKDHVATLKEKREQEILIKKYEEDRKRLVKGKPCFLCGSTEHPYVEEYMKLSLDETEKELKEKEKSLQESEESLSRVTADMAALKAQLESSLLEIEKIGAKVEEIEGYFKRENFSVSDESEKELEETLQSVEVELSTISSKRDEKRELLKRRDKLTDDFQKKQNLLRDIEESCRVSKNELEHINQKESELQKDCKEIEAELSKEWESFGLTFDAKRADAEFKELTKRGDRFEQIKSRLGKIEQTYQQQAIAKKEKETKIASLIQEIDGFKNRVLEIKNEVKTLQEKQTSTLNVIDIDKYEEEINRSLESKRLLMTNRREEFSTLTATLQEKQRSHKSMESELKTLEETLKSSEQTFEHKLKESGFESEKAYREVSLPADEREVLEEICKRLEQNFNETKALLQDSKKRLEEHKAKAVTDREIEELESKLKEIKESLETVQREIGKITQELDTDKKSRLRLEERLVKIQQMQRELDEWTKLNELIGSADGAKFSKFAQGITLDQLIYLANHHLKILTDRYYIIRRKVENHLLELDIVDKYQGDEIRPAETLSGGESFLVSLSLALGLSELASQRISIDSLFLDEGFGTLDKNSLETALEALNLLESKGKMVGVISHVEALKEHIPLQIRVKKMGGGVSAIEMVGL from the coding sequence ATGAAAATTTTACGACTTAGAGCTTTGAATATTAACTCGCTAAAGGGTGAGACAGATATTGATTTTGTAGAGTTTTTAAAAGGAAATGCGCTCTTTGCCATAACAGGAGAGACAGGCTCCGGAAAAACTACACTGCTTGACATCATCTCTTGTGCTTTATATGGGCGTACGGCAAGACTCTTAAATCCAAGAGAGCTTATGTCCCGCGGTACTGGTGAAGCGATGTGTGAAGTAGAGTTTGAAATAGATAAAAAGGTTTATCGAAGCTCTTGGAGTCTTAGAAGGGCAAGAAAAAGAGCTGATGGAAAGTTTCAAACTCCTAAGATGGAGCTTGCCCTTGTAGATACAGGTAAAGTGATTGTTTCTGGAACTAAAGAGGTTCCAAAAGAAATTGAGAGAATAACCGGGCTTGACTTTGGACGTTTCACGCAGTCGATGATGCTGGCGCAGGGGAGTTTTGATGCCTTTTTAAAAGCAAAGGAGAAAGATAGATCTGCATTGTTAGAGAAGATTACCGGTACAAAGATATATAGTGAGATTTCTAAACTTACATATAGCAAATATTCTCAATTCAAACAGGATGTTGAGAAAGAGAAGAGTGCTTTAGAAGGAATAGAGGTTTTAGAGCCAGAAGTTCGTAAAGAGCTTGAAGAGTTACTACAAAAGAATCAAGATGAGAAAGTTAAGATAGAAAAAGAGTTGACACTTGCAGAGAGTGTGCTTAAATGGAAAAAAGATTTAGTAAAGCTTGCTGAAGAGTATGAGCAAAATAGTAAAAAGTTCAATGAAGCTACCTTACAAAAAGAGCAAAATAGTGAGAAGTTTGATAGGTTAAAGTTGGCTTTAAAAGCGTTGGAGCTTGATGCTTTATATACTAAAAAGATAGATGCAAAGACAAGTCTATTAAAGAGAGAAAGAGAGATAAAAGAGCTTTCAGAAGAGATTGCAGTTTTACTAAAGCGTGTTAATGAGCTTGAGCGTGAGTGTAAGCAGGCTGAAGATGCGTATGAGAAAGAGTCTCAAAGGCATAAAATCGAGAGTCAAAAGGTACAGAAGGCAAGGGAGATTAAAGTAGAGACTAGCAATAAAGTAAAAGAGATTACTGCTTTAAAAAATGAGATGGAAAGAAAAGATGGTATAAAACGAGAGTTGGAGAAAGAGCTTGATAAGTTAAAGATTGAAGAGGAGAAGCTCTTAGAAGAGATTGAAAATTGTAAAAGCTACCTATCTGAACACGCTTTAGATGAGAATCTTGGTAAAAGATTGAGTCTAATTGAGCAGTTGTTAAAAAGATTGCAGAGTAGTCAGGAAGATTTGAATAGTGTTTTAGAGCAGAAGAAGAGATGTGTTAATGAGATTAATGAAAAAGATGAGAAGATAAATCGTCTTAGGTTGGAGATAGAACCGATTGAGAAGAGTTTGAGTGAAGTTAATGAAAGATATAAGAAGATTGAAGATGAAGTAGAACTGCTTGATCGAAAAGAACCTGAACTTAGAGATAAAGAGATAGAGTATTTAGAGATAAAACGGTACTTAAGCGAGTATAGGGAGTTAACAAAACTTTTAAAAGATGAGCTTGAAGAAAAAGTTCGGATTGAAGAGAAGATAGCATCAAGCAAAAGCTTGGCAGAGCAGATGGAGCAGAAGATTACTGCTCTTAAAGATCACGTCGCTACTCTTAAAGAGAAGAGAGAACAAGAGATTTTGATCAAAAAGTATGAAGAGGATCGGAAGAGATTGGTTAAGGGTAAGCCCTGCTTTTTATGCGGTTCAACGGAACACCCTTATGTTGAAGAGTATATGAAACTCTCTTTGGATGAGACAGAAAAAGAGTTAAAAGAGAAAGAGAAGTCATTGCAAGAGAGTGAAGAGAGTCTCTCAAGAGTTACGGCAGATATGGCAGCACTAAAAGCACAGCTTGAGAGCTCTCTTTTAGAGATAGAGAAGATTGGAGCAAAAGTTGAAGAGATAGAAGGGTACTTTAAAAGAGAGAACTTTAGTGTTAGTGATGAGAGTGAAAAGGAGTTAGAAGAGACACTGCAGAGTGTTGAGGTAGAGTTGTCAACAATCTCTTCAAAGAGGGATGAAAAGAGAGAGTTGCTTAAAAGAAGAGATAAGCTTACAGATGATTTTCAAAAGAAACAGAATCTTTTAAGAGATATAGAAGAGAGTTGTAGGGTATCTAAAAATGAGTTGGAGCATATAAATCAAAAAGAGTCAGAGCTTCAAAAAGATTGTAAGGAAATTGAGGCTGAACTTAGTAAAGAGTGGGAGAGTTTTGGACTTACTTTTGATGCAAAGAGAGCTGATGCAGAGTTTAAAGAGCTTACAAAAAGAGGAGATAGGTTTGAGCAGATAAAAAGTAGGCTTGGTAAGATAGAGCAGACTTATCAGCAACAGGCTATTGCAAAAAAAGAGAAAGAGACAAAAATCGCTTCATTGATTCAAGAGATTGACGGGTTTAAAAATAGAGTTTTAGAGATAAAAAATGAGGTTAAAACGCTTCAAGAGAAGCAGACATCGACTCTTAACGTTATTGATATTGATAAATATGAAGAAGAGATAAATAGATCTCTTGAGAGTAAAAGATTGTTAATGACAAATAGAAGAGAAGAGTTTTCTACTCTAACAGCTACACTACAAGAGAAGCAGAGATCACATAAAAGTATGGAGAGTGAGCTAAAAACTCTTGAAGAGACTTTAAAGAGTAGCGAGCAAACTTTTGAGCATAAGTTAAAAGAAAGTGGGTTTGAGTCAGAAAAAGCTTATCGTGAAGTTAGTTTACCTGCTGATGAAAGAGAGGTATTGGAAGAGATTTGCAAGAGGTTAGAGCAAAACTTTAATGAAACAAAAGCACTTCTGCAAGATTCAAAAAAGAGACTTGAAGAGCATAAAGCAAAAGCTGTGACAGATAGAGAGATTGAAGAGTTGGAGAGTAAGCTTAAAGAGATTAAAGAGAGTTTAGAAACTGTGCAAAGAGAGATTGGAAAGATTACACAAGAGCTTGATACAGATAAAAAGAGCCGTTTAAGATTAGAAGAGAGACTTGTCAAAATTCAGCAGATGCAAAGAGAGTTGGATGAGTGGACAAAACTAAATGAACTCATCGGCTCTGCTGATGGAGCAAAATTTTCAAAGTTTGCTCAAGGCATTACGCTTGATCAGCTTATCTATTTGGCAAATCACCATCTGAAAATATTGACAGACCGTTACTACATTATTCGTCGAAAAGTGGAAAATCACCTATTAGAGCTTGATATAGTCGATAAGTACCAAGGAGATGAGATACGTCCGGCAGAAACACTTTCAGGAGGAGAGAGTTTTTTGGTAAGTTTATCTCTTGCTCTTGGACTCTCTGAATTAGCAAGTCAAAGAATCTCCATCGATTCACTCTTCCTTGATGAGGGGTTTGGAACACTTGATAAAAACAGCCTTGAAACTGCTCTTGAAGCATTGAATCTGTTGGAGAGTAAGGGGAAAATGGTAGGGGTAATCTCTCATGTTGAGGCATTAAAAGAGCATATACCTTTGCAAATTAGAGTCAAAAAGATGGGCGGTGGAGTTAGTGCTATTGAGATGGTTGGCTTGTAA
- the sbcD gene encoding exonuclease subunit SbcD, whose product MKILHTSDWHLGQNFMGKSREEEHRAFFQWLIELINNKKIDLLIVSGDIFDTGTPPNYALELYYNFLKSLNQSYCKNVVIVRGNHDSVATLKAPRELLKILDINVIASGEEDEESIINIYKDKRLQGVVCAVPFLRDSVVRRSFGGLTSEQKERALNDGIKDYYENIYKRALEVVGGKDVPIIATGHLTTVGSKSSESEREIYIGNVLNISSDFLTKMFDYVALGHLHLNQKVGEGQVWYSGSPIPLSFSEADSKKMVNIVTFEGKKAAVERVEIPSFRELLVLKGDKKSIKKDLEQINDKSVWIEIYLKDDNPHATTQELFEYANGLGLSVLAIKVDRKENPFFANDMRVDTLDELKPIDVFMKRLEMDEIADDELKERLVSHFKVVLSEVEEQ is encoded by the coding sequence TTGAAAATTTTGCATACATCTGACTGGCATTTGGGACAAAACTTTATGGGAAAGAGCAGAGAAGAGGAGCATAGAGCCTTTTTTCAATGGCTTATAGAGTTGATTAATAATAAGAAGATTGATCTTTTAATTGTTTCAGGAGATATTTTTGATACAGGTACACCTCCAAATTATGCACTTGAACTCTACTATAACTTTTTAAAAAGTCTTAATCAATCATATTGTAAAAATGTTGTAATCGTTAGAGGAAATCACGATTCTGTAGCTACATTGAAAGCACCACGTGAACTTCTGAAAATTTTAGATATCAATGTCATAGCAAGCGGCGAAGAGGATGAAGAGAGTATCATTAATATCTATAAAGATAAAAGATTGCAGGGTGTTGTTTGTGCTGTTCCTTTTCTTAGAGACAGTGTTGTAAGAAGAAGCTTTGGAGGGCTGACTTCTGAGCAGAAAGAGAGAGCTCTAAATGATGGGATAAAAGATTACTATGAAAATATCTATAAAAGAGCTTTAGAGGTAGTAGGTGGGAAGGATGTTCCTATTATAGCTACAGGTCATCTTACAACTGTTGGAAGCAAATCGAGTGAGTCTGAACGTGAGATATACATTGGAAATGTTCTAAATATCTCTAGTGACTTTTTAACCAAAATGTTTGATTATGTTGCTTTGGGGCATTTGCATCTAAACCAAAAGGTTGGAGAAGGTCAAGTCTGGTACAGCGGTTCGCCAATACCGCTTAGTTTCAGTGAGGCTGATTCAAAGAAGATGGTAAATATTGTCACATTTGAGGGTAAAAAAGCGGCTGTTGAAAGGGTTGAGATTCCCTCATTTAGAGAGTTGTTGGTTTTAAAGGGTGATAAAAAATCTATTAAAAAAGATTTGGAGCAAATAAACGATAAAAGTGTCTGGATAGAAATATATTTGAAAGATGATAATCCACACGCTACTACGCAAGAGCTTTTTGAGTATGCAAATGGATTGGGGCTTTCTGTTTTGGCGATAAAGGTAGATAGAAAAGAGAATCCATTTTTTGCTAATGATATGAGAGTCGATACGCTTGATGAGCTTAAACCTATAGATGTCTTTATGAAGCGATTAGAGATGGATGAGATAGCAGATGATGAACTTAAAGAGAGACTTGTTTCGCATTTTAAAGTGGTTTTGAGTGAGGTGGAAGAGCAATGA